The following are from one region of the Camelus ferus isolate YT-003-E chromosome 13, BCGSAC_Cfer_1.0, whole genome shotgun sequence genome:
- the GPATCH3 gene encoding G patch domain-containing protein 3 — translation MAVSSEAEEEAAVYLIVCGIPSELRSAQLRSYFSQFREQRGCGFLCFHYRHRPERAPSQVTPDSTLTPISQGLNQNDARALSTQDSASAQTRTCCCVISVRGAAQAQRFLRMYSGRRWLDSQGTWLPGRCFIRRLRLPTEASGLGSFPFKTRKELQSRKAKSEAFTLADLRQLPELNPPVLMPSGNVGTPLQVFLELIRACRLPPRIITQLQLQFPKTGSSRRYGNVPFKYEDSETVEQEEFVYTAEGEEIPQGTCLADIPANPCGEPEEEGEEEEESHSDDDDDRGEEWERHEALHEDVTGQERTTERLFEEEIELKWEKGGSGLVFYTDAQFWQEEEGDFDEQTADDWDVDMTVYYDTDGGDKDARDSVQMRLERRLRDGQEAGSVTGCQVGTFERHTKGIGRKVMERQGWAEGQGLGSQCSGVPEALDSDGQHPRCKRGLGYHGEKLQPFGQLKRPRGTGLGLISTIYDELLPQDQGESLLRRQPPTSMKFRADMAFVRGSSCALDSPSEPE, via the exons ATGGCGGTGTCCAGCgaggcggaggaggaggcggcAGTTTACTTAATAGTGTGCGGTATACCCTCGGAGTTGCGCTCAGCCCAGTTACGGAGCTACTTTAGCCAGTTCCGGGAACAGCGCGGCTGTGGCTTCCTCTGTTTCCACTACCGGCATCGGCCTGAGCGGGCCCCCTCCCAGGTTACTCCCGACTCTACCCTAACTCCTATTAGCCAGGGTCTCAATCAAAACGATGCCCGCGCTCTCTCCACTCAGGATTCTGCTTCCGCCCAGACTCGCACCTGCTGCTGCGTCATCTCGGTACGGGGGGCAGCTCAAGCCCAGAGGTTTCTCCGCATGTACTCGGGCCGCCGGTGGCTGGATTCTCAAGGGACTTGGTTACCTGGTCGTTGTTTCATCCGCAGACTTCGGCTACCTACTGAGGCATCAG GTTTGGGATCCTTTCCCTTCAAGACCCGGAAGGAACTGCAGAGTCGGAAGGCTAAGAGTGAAGCTTTCACACTGGCCGATCTGAGGCAACTGCCAGAGCTGAACCCACCAGTGCTGATGCCCAGTGGGAACGTGGGGACTCCCTTGCAGGTCTTTTTGGAGTTGATCCGGGCCTGCCGCCTACCCCCTCGGATCATCACCCAGCTGCAGCTCCAGTTCCCCAAGACAGGTTCCTCCCGGCGCTATGGCAATGTGCCCTTCAAGTATGAGGACTCAGAGACTGTGGAGCAGGAAGAGTTTGTGTACACGGCAGAGGGTGAGGAAATACCCCAGGGAACCTGCCTGGCAGACATACCAGCCAACCCCTGTGGAGAGCcagaagaagaaggggaagaggaagaagagtcaCACTCAGATGAC GATGATGACCGGGGTGAGGAGTGGGAGCGGCATGAAGCACTGCACGAGGACGTGACTGGGCAGGAGCGGACCACTGAGCGGCTCTTTGAGGAGGAGATTGAGCTCAAGTGGGAGAAGGGCGGCTCTGGCCTGGTGTTCTACACCGACGCCCAGTtctggcaggaggaagaaggag ACTTTGATGAACAGACAGCTGATGACTGGGATGTGGACATGACTGTGTACTACGATACAG ATGGTGGAGACAAGGATGCCCGAGACTCTGTCCAGATGCGTCTGGAACGGAGACTCCGTGATGGCCAGGAGGCTGGCTCTGTGACTGGATGCCAGGTGGGCACCTTTGAGCGCCATACCAAG GGCATTGGACGAAAGGTGATGGAACgacagggctgggctgagggccagggcctgggcagcCAGTGCTCAGGGGTACCTGAGGCCCTGGATAGTGACGGCCAACACCCCAGATGCAAGCGTGGATTGGG ATACCATGGAGAGAAGCTACAGCCATTTGGGCAACTGAAGAGGCCCCGTGGAACTGGCCTGGGGCTCATCTCCACTATCTACGATGAACTCCTACCCCAGGACCAGGGGGAGTCACTGCTCCGCCGCCAGCCACCGACCAGCATGAAGTTTCGAGCAGACATGGCCTTTGTGAGGGGTTCCAGCTGTGCCTTGGACAGCCCCTCAGAACCTGAGTGA